In one Achromobacter spanius genomic region, the following are encoded:
- a CDS encoding class I SAM-dependent methyltransferase — MNSRRSQARPISAQSRNPLATWLTETKEFLSALVSNPLSMGAVLPSSAALAAAITASVQPGPGRVLELGCGTGVFTREILRKGVSPARLILVERDATLSQGLKVQFPAATVLQVLAQDLCPVQYPELKEVSTTVCGLPLLNMSGLEHERVLRTVFDVMVPQGALYLFTYGFRCPVSQSVLDKFELSFSLVSFVARNLPPASVYRIAKRTYVTRGGLAAGCPEGARL, encoded by the coding sequence ATGAACTCTCGCCGCTCTCAGGCGCGCCCAATCTCCGCGCAGTCTAGGAACCCATTAGCTACCTGGTTGACAGAAACGAAGGAATTCCTCTCCGCATTGGTCTCTAATCCTCTATCAATGGGCGCCGTACTGCCTTCAAGCGCTGCGCTTGCCGCTGCGATAACAGCGTCGGTGCAGCCGGGGCCCGGGAGAGTCCTGGAGCTTGGATGCGGCACAGGCGTGTTCACCCGAGAGATCCTGCGGAAAGGTGTCTCGCCGGCAAGGCTCATCTTGGTAGAGCGGGACGCTACCTTGAGCCAAGGGCTGAAGGTCCAGTTCCCTGCCGCTACCGTACTTCAAGTGCTTGCTCAGGATTTATGTCCGGTCCAGTATCCCGAGCTCAAAGAAGTTTCGACCACGGTCTGCGGCTTGCCATTGCTGAACATGAGCGGTCTAGAGCACGAGCGAGTTCTTCGGACGGTCTTTGATGTCATGGTGCCTCAGGGTGCTTTGTATTTGTTCACCTATGGATTTCGTTGCCCCGTCTCGCAATCGGTTCTCGACAAATTCGAACTATCTTTCAGTCTGGTCAGCTTTGTGGCTCGTAATCTCCCCCCAGCGTCCGTTTACCGAATAGCCAAGCGAACCTATGTGACACGAGGCGGCCTCGCTGCCGGCTGTCCCGAAGGCGCTCGTCTGTAA
- a CDS encoding ATP-binding cassette domain-containing protein: MVGPNGAGKSTLLKGIAGILRPIYGKCTTREATRITYLPQEAELDRSFPARVIVPVSLGLWPRCGFVGGTLYSGTLTDASGPAASYIDMMRHNVATIQAAALGTNARP; encoded by the coding sequence ATGGTTGGCCCAAACGGGGCAGGAAAGTCGACCCTCCTGAAAGGTATCGCAGGCATTCTCCGCCCCATCTACGGCAAATGCACAACCCGCGAAGCCACCCGGATCACATACTTACCGCAAGAAGCCGAGCTTGATCGCTCATTCCCAGCACGTGTAATCGTTCCGGTGTCGCTCGGCCTATGGCCGCGCTGCGGTTTTGTAGGTGGTACGTTGTACTCAGGCACCCTCACCGACGCCTCAGGCCCCGCAGCCAGCTACATCGACATGATGCGACACAACGTTGCCACTATCCAGGCAGCGGCCCTCGGGACGAACGCGCGCCCATGA
- a CDS encoding efflux RND transporter permease subunit yields MLQRLVQFSLSQRLFILILVAILSGAGWYAYRGLPIDAFPDVSSTQVKVIMKAAGMTPEEVENRIAVPIEVEMLGIPNTRILRSVTKYGLVDVTIDFEDGTDIYWARQQVSERLGGILENLPPGIEGGMAPITTPLGEMFMFTVEGDSLTLAERRSLLDWVIRPALRSVPGVADINALGGVVRAFEIVPDALRMAAAGVTTEQLRDAVSANNRNDGAGRLGEGGEVLLVRSEGNVRDLDDLRAIVVPSENGKSLRLGDLAEVKVGTVTRYGVVTQDGKGEAVQGLVLGLAGANAQRVVEGVQAKLAELQPTLPAGVTIKPFYDRALLVDRAVGAVSKALLEATALVIVLLGAFLGNLRAALTVALVLPLAALSTFILMRFFGMSANLMSLGGLAIAIGMLVDAAVVVVENIVQRIASDPTAGKVPRLHTIYRAVREVSVPVTAGILIIITVFLPLLTLQGLEGKFFVPVAISIVFALAGSLVLSLTVIPVLSSYLLKEVSHHEPWLPRKLLSLYEPTLEWVMKRQKLVAGCAIAMLLGAAVIYTQVGKTFMPTMDEGDLIVGIEKLPSISLEESAQLDMRIHQALMGSIPEIRGIVARAGSDEIGLDPMGLNQTDTYLLLKPREEWRMGSKEALMDEIRKVLDPMPGIEYSFTQPIEMRVSEMIIGVRGDLAVKIYGPDLDELNRYAQEVESVLKTVPGNQDVYTVQNDGVQYLQVKVDRVQAGQFGLSVEAIQDALRAQIEGQRAGEAIEGNRRTPIVVRGPESTRMSPAEFAAMRLTTPDGRTVPLSTLAKLEREAGPVKIDREMGSRYSVVIANVGGRDLVGFVEEAKALVASKVALPTGYRISWGGQFENQQRAAARLTVVVPVALGMIFILLFSTFRSVRQSLLILSNIPFALVGGIVALWLTGEYLSVPASVGFIALLGITVLNGVVLVSYFNQLRLEGLSLREVVVQGAKRRLRPVLMTASITAFGLIPLLFATGPGSEIQRPLAIVVIGGLITATALTLLLLPILYLRFAFSKRGDANV; encoded by the coding sequence ATGCTCCAACGCCTAGTTCAGTTTTCGCTCTCGCAGCGGCTCTTTATCCTGATCTTGGTCGCGATCCTCTCCGGAGCCGGTTGGTATGCGTACCGAGGGCTGCCTATCGACGCCTTTCCTGACGTATCGAGTACTCAGGTAAAGGTGATCATGAAAGCCGCGGGCATGACACCAGAGGAGGTCGAAAACCGCATCGCAGTACCCATTGAAGTGGAGATGCTTGGCATACCAAACACGCGCATCCTGCGGTCGGTGACCAAGTACGGGTTGGTTGACGTGACGATCGATTTCGAGGACGGCACCGATATTTATTGGGCGCGGCAGCAGGTCAGTGAGCGGCTTGGAGGGATTCTAGAGAATCTTCCGCCGGGCATCGAAGGTGGCATGGCCCCAATCACAACCCCCTTAGGTGAAATGTTCATGTTCACCGTCGAGGGCGACTCCCTAACGCTCGCAGAGCGACGGAGCTTATTGGATTGGGTGATCCGTCCTGCACTTCGCTCAGTGCCTGGTGTAGCGGACATCAACGCACTCGGTGGCGTAGTACGCGCTTTCGAAATCGTGCCGGACGCCCTGCGCATGGCCGCGGCTGGTGTCACAACTGAGCAGTTACGCGACGCCGTCTCCGCCAACAACCGCAACGACGGCGCCGGACGCCTGGGCGAAGGCGGCGAGGTACTGCTAGTTCGAAGCGAAGGAAATGTTCGAGATTTAGACGACCTCCGTGCAATTGTCGTGCCTTCGGAAAACGGCAAATCCTTGCGTCTGGGAGATCTCGCCGAAGTCAAAGTGGGAACCGTCACACGATACGGCGTGGTCACGCAAGACGGAAAGGGTGAGGCCGTGCAGGGTCTGGTTTTAGGACTTGCCGGCGCCAATGCGCAACGTGTAGTCGAAGGCGTCCAGGCAAAACTGGCAGAGCTTCAGCCGACCCTCCCTGCTGGAGTGACGATCAAGCCATTCTATGACCGCGCACTGCTAGTCGATCGAGCGGTGGGAGCCGTCTCGAAAGCGTTGCTCGAAGCCACCGCGCTGGTGATCGTGCTGCTTGGCGCGTTTCTTGGGAACCTGCGCGCCGCGCTTACCGTCGCCTTGGTATTGCCGCTGGCAGCATTAAGCACCTTCATCCTCATGCGTTTTTTCGGCATGTCCGCCAACTTAATGAGCTTGGGGGGCCTGGCGATCGCCATCGGCATGTTGGTAGATGCCGCAGTCGTGGTAGTTGAGAACATCGTCCAACGCATCGCCAGTGACCCCACTGCAGGAAAGGTCCCGCGACTCCATACGATCTATCGAGCGGTGAGAGAGGTTTCCGTTCCGGTGACCGCCGGCATTCTCATCATCATCACGGTGTTTCTCCCGTTACTGACGCTACAAGGCCTCGAAGGAAAGTTCTTCGTACCTGTCGCGATCTCCATCGTATTTGCACTCGCAGGATCGCTGGTTCTGTCGCTCACCGTAATTCCCGTTCTGTCCTCCTACCTGTTGAAAGAGGTCAGCCATCACGAGCCTTGGCTACCCCGCAAACTGCTTAGCTTGTATGAGCCCACTCTTGAGTGGGTAATGAAGCGACAGAAACTCGTTGCCGGTTGCGCAATCGCAATGTTGCTCGGCGCCGCAGTCATCTACACCCAGGTCGGCAAGACGTTTATGCCGACGATGGATGAAGGTGACCTGATTGTCGGTATCGAGAAGCTTCCCTCCATCAGCCTTGAAGAAAGCGCCCAGCTGGATATGCGCATTCATCAAGCCCTGATGGGCTCGATACCTGAAATCAGGGGCATCGTGGCTCGTGCGGGGTCCGACGAGATTGGGCTTGATCCCATGGGTTTGAACCAGACCGACACGTACCTTCTTCTCAAGCCGCGGGAGGAGTGGCGTATGGGCAGCAAGGAAGCGCTCATGGATGAAATTCGCAAGGTCTTGGACCCCATGCCCGGCATCGAATACAGCTTCACGCAGCCGATCGAAATGCGCGTATCCGAAATGATCATCGGCGTTCGCGGAGACCTCGCCGTCAAGATCTATGGGCCCGACCTGGATGAGCTCAACCGCTACGCTCAAGAAGTCGAGTCGGTACTGAAAACGGTTCCCGGGAACCAAGACGTTTACACGGTTCAAAACGACGGCGTGCAGTATCTGCAGGTGAAGGTAGATCGGGTGCAAGCCGGTCAGTTTGGACTATCGGTCGAGGCGATTCAGGACGCGCTTCGCGCTCAGATAGAAGGCCAACGTGCGGGCGAAGCGATCGAAGGCAACCGTCGAACTCCAATCGTCGTCCGCGGTCCAGAAAGCACCCGAATGTCCCCCGCCGAGTTTGCGGCCATGCGCCTAACCACGCCAGATGGCAGAACGGTGCCTTTGTCGACGCTCGCCAAATTGGAACGCGAAGCCGGGCCAGTCAAGATTGATCGCGAAATGGGTAGCCGATATAGCGTCGTGATCGCCAACGTCGGCGGCCGCGACCTGGTCGGATTCGTTGAAGAGGCCAAGGCGCTGGTGGCCAGCAAAGTTGCGTTGCCGACCGGCTATCGGATTTCCTGGGGCGGGCAGTTTGAAAATCAGCAGCGCGCGGCGGCTCGACTCACGGTTGTTGTTCCCGTAGCCCTGGGCATGATCTTCATTCTGCTGTTCTCAACGTTCAGGTCCGTGCGGCAGTCATTGCTCATCTTGAGCAACATACCGTTCGCTCTCGTAGGCGGCATCGTAGCGCTCTGGCTTACCGGCGAATACCTGTCGGTGCCCGCGTCTGTGGGTTTCATTGCGCTTCTTGGGATCACCGTACTCAACGGCGTCGTTCTCGTCAGCTACTTCAACCAGTTGAGGCTGGAAGGTCTTTCTTTGCGGGAAGTGGTAGTACAGGGAGCCAAACGACGTCTGCGGCCAGTTCTGATGACGGCCTCGATCACCGCCTTCGGGCTCATTCCCCTGTTGTTTGCGACTGGCCCTGGATCTGAGATTCAGCGCCCTCTGGCCATCGTCGTCATCGGCGGCTTGATTACCGCCACAGCGCTCACCCTCTTACTCCTTCCGATTCTCTACCTGCGCTTCGCATTCAGCAAGCGAGGAGACGCCAATGTTTGA
- a CDS encoding metal-sensing transcriptional repressor → MSKASPLQPHHHQDAVSKRLKRADGHLRSILQMMEDGRSCLELAQQLHAVEKAISQAKKVLIQDHIDHCLESAIGTVSAESQRTIDEFKEITKYL, encoded by the coding sequence ATGAGCAAAGCAAGCCCCCTACAGCCACACCATCATCAAGATGCGGTCTCCAAGCGGTTAAAGCGAGCCGACGGCCATCTGCGCAGCATTTTGCAGATGATGGAAGATGGTAGGTCCTGTTTAGAACTGGCCCAGCAGCTGCATGCTGTGGAGAAGGCGATTTCTCAGGCAAAAAAGGTGCTGATACAGGATCACATCGATCACTGTCTTGAGAGTGCGATTGGGACGGTCAGTGCGGAGAGTCAGCGTACGATCGACGAATTCAAGGAAATCACGAAGTACCTGTAG
- a CDS encoding type II toxin-antitoxin system MqsA family antitoxin, protein MKCPVCGTAELIHDTRDLPYTYKGETTVIPAVTADFCPACDESITDMAETERVMRGMQAFNKHVNAAIVDPGFIVSVRKKLGLGQREAAEIFGGGINAFSRYENGKTKPPLALVKLFKLLDRHPELLNEVKTA, encoded by the coding sequence ATGAAATGTCCTGTTTGCGGCACGGCGGAACTGATCCATGACACCCGCGACCTGCCCTACACCTACAAGGGCGAAACTACTGTGATCCCTGCTGTGACGGCTGACTTTTGCCCCGCGTGTGATGAATCCATCACTGATATGGCCGAAACTGAGCGCGTCATGCGCGGAATGCAGGCGTTCAACAAGCATGTGAACGCGGCCATTGTTGATCCTGGCTTCATCGTTAGCGTGCGAAAGAAGCTCGGTCTCGGGCAACGCGAGGCAGCCGAAATCTTCGGCGGCGGCATCAATGCGTTCTCGCGCTACGAAAACGGCAAGACCAAGCCGCCGCTGGCCTTGGTCAAGCTGTTTAAGCTGCTGGATCGTCACCCCGAGCTGCTCAATGAGGTCAAGACGGCCTGA
- a CDS encoding TolC family protein encodes MIKPYIFAAVLVATMPAQAKSPAQPDVKMPDTMQVRELLNKDPAVAAAIANLRVARSAAGILEDSPYEWTPSVSAQRRNVNTGEHYNEWNIGVDRGIRLPGKANADRELAGGVLSEARAKYRAQIHNSATELMRLWVDWLHAEAANRLAQTNYETVQKSVQAVERRVKAGDASRLDLGLAQAELADQNRQRSQAAMLGDIAWSRLSMRFPGIERKPTELPLPEKLPQDDVELRTRIIDASEDLQIVQTQLAQSQAAAARARAERVPDPTVGLYTASERGGAERYWGVRVSIPIPGGARIKRADQAAASADVSYQGLELKRRQLDVEASSDIAAARGTLLTAEVARQNAEMLLKNAALMQRAYSLGEVDLQSLLIAKRQDTGATASALAAQAEALKAAYKLKIDAHLIWDLDKD; translated from the coding sequence ATGATAAAGCCTTATATTTTTGCCGCTGTACTCGTCGCAACGATGCCTGCGCAAGCGAAATCGCCAGCGCAACCAGACGTCAAAATGCCGGACACTATGCAGGTCCGCGAGCTGCTTAACAAGGATCCGGCAGTAGCCGCGGCGATCGCGAATTTACGTGTTGCCCGCAGCGCGGCCGGAATTCTTGAGGATTCTCCCTATGAGTGGACACCATCCGTTAGCGCGCAGCGCCGCAATGTGAACACCGGAGAACACTACAACGAATGGAACATCGGTGTGGACAGAGGGATTCGTCTTCCCGGGAAAGCGAACGCGGATCGGGAGCTCGCCGGCGGCGTGCTCAGCGAGGCTCGAGCCAAGTACCGAGCACAAATACACAACTCCGCCACTGAGCTGATGAGGCTCTGGGTCGACTGGCTGCACGCTGAAGCGGCAAATCGCCTTGCCCAGACCAACTATGAGACCGTGCAAAAAAGTGTGCAGGCTGTCGAAAGGCGTGTGAAGGCCGGCGACGCCTCTCGACTGGACTTGGGATTGGCGCAAGCCGAGCTGGCAGATCAAAACCGACAACGTAGCCAGGCCGCCATGCTTGGCGATATTGCGTGGTCCCGCCTGTCCATGCGCTTTCCAGGCATTGAGCGCAAACCGACCGAACTGCCCCTACCTGAAAAATTGCCGCAAGATGATGTCGAGCTTCGGACTCGAATCATCGACGCAAGCGAGGATCTTCAGATTGTCCAGACTCAATTGGCCCAATCCCAAGCGGCTGCGGCCCGAGCGCGAGCCGAACGCGTTCCCGATCCAACCGTAGGTCTATATACCGCCTCCGAACGCGGCGGCGCCGAACGTTATTGGGGTGTGCGCGTCAGCATACCTATCCCCGGAGGCGCGCGGATAAAGCGTGCCGATCAAGCGGCGGCCAGCGCGGATGTTTCGTATCAAGGACTTGAACTCAAGCGTCGCCAACTCGACGTCGAAGCATCAAGCGACATCGCTGCGGCCCGCGGGACTTTGTTGACCGCCGAAGTCGCTCGCCAGAACGCGGAAATGCTATTGAAGAATGCCGCGTTGATGCAGCGCGCATACAGCCTCGGCGAGGTCGACCTGCAGAGCCTGCTGATCGCGAAACGTCAGGACACCGGAGCGACTGCCAGCGCATTGGCGGCCCAAGCCGAGGCGTTGAAAGCGGCCTACAAGCTGAAGATAGATGCGCATCTGATCTGGGATCTCGACAAAGACTGA
- a CDS encoding heavy metal sensor histidine kinase → MVSAAPSAPRSLSGQLSTWLALQTFVVLSVVGIAVYTIANWNLASRQDALLEQKGQVVHHLVSEHEASGKDYQDLQHSLTDLFSKSSDFFLTLKVGDTKLNFGNPVVARESNARQERTLDFQLPTLQGSGDGISASLSMDVSSDAKLRTALAWALLVCALGGAAVVSACTAFAINRSLVPLEALGRQAEDMDADSLGQRLSGEGQALELQPLIEQFNSLLQRLEIAYLQLESFNMDVAHELRTPLATLVGNLELSLTQQLDVLAFREVVASSLEDAQHMAEVVNDMLFLSRADRGVQARRSQVESVARALEEVVAYHEAEAAESEVIVQVTGEAQAAVDRKLLQRAVSNLLSNALRYANRGSTVEVNICDSPCLTVRVVNEGESIPAADLPMLFHRFYRADSSRRDQQQHHGLGLAIVAAIARMHGGRSFASCQGNLVSIGFALPGDSTISIRNAI, encoded by the coding sequence ATGGTGAGCGCCGCGCCCAGCGCACCGCGCTCTTTAAGCGGACAGTTGTCTACGTGGCTGGCCTTGCAAACGTTCGTGGTCCTCAGCGTTGTCGGCATCGCGGTTTACACCATAGCAAACTGGAATTTGGCTTCGCGACAAGACGCGTTGCTGGAGCAAAAAGGTCAAGTTGTTCATCATCTTGTTAGCGAGCACGAAGCGAGCGGGAAAGACTATCAGGATTTGCAGCACAGCTTGACGGACCTTTTTTCTAAAAGCTCCGACTTCTTCCTCACGTTGAAGGTGGGAGATACCAAACTAAATTTCGGCAATCCCGTAGTAGCCCGTGAAAGCAATGCTCGCCAAGAAAGGACGTTGGACTTTCAGCTCCCAACTCTTCAGGGTTCCGGCGACGGCATTTCAGCGAGCCTTTCCATGGACGTGTCGTCTGACGCCAAGCTACGGACCGCCTTGGCATGGGCATTGTTGGTCTGTGCCCTCGGCGGAGCAGCAGTTGTTTCGGCTTGCACCGCGTTTGCCATCAACCGCAGCTTGGTTCCGCTAGAGGCGCTTGGGAGACAAGCGGAGGACATGGATGCCGATTCGTTGGGACAGCGCTTGAGCGGTGAAGGCCAGGCATTGGAGCTGCAGCCACTGATCGAACAATTCAATTCGCTGCTGCAACGGCTTGAAATTGCATACCTACAGCTAGAGTCGTTCAATATGGACGTCGCGCACGAACTGCGCACTCCCCTGGCAACGCTGGTGGGCAATCTGGAACTTTCGCTGACCCAGCAGTTGGACGTACTCGCCTTCCGGGAGGTGGTCGCATCCAGTTTAGAAGATGCGCAGCATATGGCGGAGGTCGTGAACGACATGCTCTTTCTCTCACGCGCAGACCGGGGCGTCCAAGCCCGGCGTTCGCAGGTGGAGAGCGTCGCACGCGCTCTGGAAGAAGTGGTGGCATATCACGAGGCGGAGGCCGCCGAAAGCGAAGTAATAGTACAGGTGACAGGCGAAGCACAAGCAGCGGTCGACAGGAAGCTTCTGCAGAGAGCGGTCTCTAATTTGCTCTCGAATGCACTGCGTTATGCGAATCGCGGCTCGACAGTCGAAGTGAATATCTGCGATAGCCCCTGCCTCACCGTGCGGGTCGTGAACGAAGGAGAGTCGATTCCGGCCGCAGATCTCCCTATGCTATTTCACCGTTTCTACCGCGCCGATAGTTCTCGCAGAGATCAACAACAACACCACGGTCTGGGGCTTGCAATCGTCGCTGCGATTGCCCGAATGCACGGCGGGCGTAGTTTCGCCAGCTGCCAAGGAAACTTGGTCTCCATCGGATTCGCGCTTCCGGGCGATTCAACCATAAGCATCCGAAATGCCATATAG
- a CDS encoding HupE/UreJ family protein gives MTAIAHRYGQTLARATRGHLLVSSLLLFFALSLLSGAAFGHAVAEGDKGYIQEISGVHLMSFIYLGAKHMVTGYDHILFLLGVIFFLYRLKHIGLYVSLFALGHSTTMLLGVYFNVGINSYVIDAIIGLSVVYKALDNMGAFQRWLGFQPNTKAATLIFGFFHGFGLSSKIIEYNISPDGLVPNLLAFNVGVEIGQLLALSAILIVMGYWRRTDSFFRHAYSANVVMMCAGFVLIGYQLTGLFVA, from the coding sequence ATGACCGCTATCGCTCATCGATACGGGCAGACGCTTGCGCGCGCAACACGCGGCCACCTGCTCGTCTCATCCCTACTGCTTTTTTTCGCCCTTTCCCTTCTAAGCGGAGCCGCGTTTGGCCACGCCGTGGCAGAAGGAGATAAGGGGTACATCCAGGAGATTTCAGGCGTTCACCTGATGTCGTTCATCTACCTGGGTGCCAAGCACATGGTCACGGGCTATGACCATATCCTCTTCCTGCTTGGCGTCATCTTCTTCCTGTATCGGCTCAAGCACATTGGCCTTTACGTCAGTCTGTTTGCCCTTGGACACTCCACGACGATGTTGTTGGGCGTGTACTTCAACGTGGGCATCAACAGCTACGTCATTGACGCGATCATTGGGCTATCCGTCGTGTACAAGGCGCTCGACAACATGGGAGCCTTTCAACGATGGTTGGGCTTCCAGCCCAATACGAAGGCAGCCACATTGATATTTGGCTTCTTCCATGGCTTCGGGCTGTCGTCAAAGATCATCGAATACAACATCTCGCCAGACGGGCTGGTGCCAAACCTGCTTGCGTTTAACGTCGGTGTCGAAATCGGCCAATTGCTCGCCCTGTCCGCGATTCTCATCGTCATGGGCTACTGGCGTCGGACCGACAGCTTCTTCCGCCACGCGTACTCTGCCAACGTCGTGATGATGTGTGCTGGATTCGTCCTGATTGGCTACCAACTTACCGGCCTGTTTGTGGCCTGA
- a CDS encoding heavy metal response regulator transcription factor produces MKILVVENETKLADYLRRALQENGHVVECSYDGINGLHLALELEFDVILLDWMLPGIDGIELLRCLRQRKQTPVLILTARADVEDRVAGLHEGADDYLSKPFSLSELLARVFALGRRASGQASPAPLSSRLEVADLNLDLLSRKAMRAGRRLDLTSKEFALLALLMRRQGEVLSRMTLAEQVWDINFKSNTNVVEVAMRRLRAKVDDPFPEKLLHTMRGMGYICEHRKGW; encoded by the coding sequence ATGAAGATACTAGTCGTCGAGAACGAGACAAAACTGGCTGACTACTTGCGCCGTGCATTGCAGGAAAACGGCCACGTAGTCGAATGTTCGTACGATGGCATCAATGGGCTCCACCTGGCCTTGGAATTGGAGTTCGATGTCATCCTTCTCGACTGGATGCTTCCAGGCATCGACGGCATTGAGCTACTGCGCTGCCTGAGGCAGCGCAAGCAAACGCCGGTATTGATTCTAACGGCGCGCGCTGACGTCGAAGACAGGGTGGCGGGACTGCACGAAGGCGCGGATGACTATCTTTCCAAGCCGTTTTCGCTATCCGAGCTTTTAGCCCGAGTGTTTGCGCTTGGTCGCCGGGCTTCCGGACAAGCTTCCCCCGCCCCACTTTCCAGCCGACTGGAGGTTGCAGATTTGAATCTCGACCTTCTTTCAAGAAAAGCCATGCGGGCCGGACGCCGTCTTGATCTCACCTCAAAAGAGTTCGCCTTACTGGCGCTATTGATGCGACGCCAGGGGGAGGTACTTTCAAGAATGACGTTAGCCGAGCAAGTTTGGGACATCAATTTCAAAAGCAACACGAATGTAGTAGAGGTCGCTATGCGACGCTTGCGCGCCAAGGTTGACGACCCTTTTCCAGAAAAGTTGCTGCACACAATGCGGGGTATGGGCTACATCTGCGAACACAGGAAAGGATGGTGA
- a CDS encoding glycosyltransferase → MMKILYTNFHVGPHVSGHAIYISRLAQNLVGHHSISVAAPPGCALLRLAADIPDVRTYPIDFSSRLYRMPAPARKLRALLERENFDVVHVNGSADHKLVILASLFLKQRPKIVFTKHNDQPISALSARIRTWLGTDHVIAVCDHVRRKLAKTAYANAGISTVFNGVDTTTFRPSSAEEKSGMRARYFGKELAGRIVLGSNAGTGEYKSWMDMVRAVARLPLAVREGFHVAVAGALYPALTSRKYEGWAWKVVSAMWGYWTTSGRSFRRSMWALFYRTGWRLSLSHVVK, encoded by the coding sequence ATGATGAAGATTCTCTATACAAACTTTCATGTCGGGCCCCACGTCAGCGGTCACGCCATTTACATCTCTCGCCTGGCGCAAAACCTGGTCGGGCACCACTCTATCAGTGTGGCCGCGCCACCAGGGTGCGCACTTTTACGACTTGCGGCGGATATTCCGGATGTCAGAACTTACCCCATAGATTTTTCATCTCGTCTATACCGGATGCCCGCTCCGGCAAGAAAATTGCGTGCCTTGCTCGAACGCGAGAATTTCGATGTGGTGCACGTTAACGGATCCGCTGATCACAAGCTTGTTATCTTGGCGTCTCTCTTTTTGAAGCAACGACCAAAGATAGTTTTTACGAAGCACAACGATCAGCCCATATCTGCGCTGAGCGCGCGCATCCGCACATGGTTAGGCACCGATCACGTGATTGCAGTATGCGATCACGTCCGCAGGAAGCTCGCAAAGACGGCATACGCGAACGCCGGCATATCCACGGTATTCAACGGCGTCGATACGACAACCTTTCGCCCCTCTAGCGCGGAGGAGAAAAGCGGCATGAGAGCGCGCTACTTCGGCAAAGAGCTAGCCGGCCGCATCGTGCTGGGAAGTAATGCAGGGACGGGCGAGTACAAGAGCTGGATGGACATGGTCCGCGCTGTTGCCCGCCTGCCTCTGGCAGTGCGAGAGGGCTTCCATGTAGCGGTCGCAGGGGCCCTATATCCAGCGCTGACCTCGCGGAAATACGAGGGCTGGGCATGGAAGGTCGTTTCAGCTATGTGGGGATACTGGACGACGTCAGGCCGTTCATTTCGGCGATCGATGTGGGCTTTGTTCTATCGCACCGGGTGGAGACTATCTCTTTCGCATGTCGTGAAATGA
- a CDS encoding DUF3240 family protein: MFETCLTILCTPSVEEGIQDLLLVMEPSPVFIRQTAAAHGVAFGALSQAEQVLGRAAAVEIRVLCDHQQADEIEERLSATFGKSGLLMWRTAVAQSGGQK, translated from the coding sequence ATGTTTGAAACTTGCCTCACCATTCTCTGCACGCCTTCAGTCGAAGAAGGCATACAGGATCTTCTTCTCGTGATGGAGCCGTCGCCCGTATTCATCCGCCAAACAGCGGCCGCGCATGGAGTCGCTTTTGGCGCGCTGAGCCAGGCGGAACAGGTCTTGGGACGCGCGGCGGCCGTAGAGATCCGGGTGTTGTGCGACCACCAGCAGGCGGACGAGATTGAAGAACGGCTTAGCGCCACATTCGGAAAATCGGGATTGCTCATGTGGCGCACCGCGGTTGCTCAGTCCGGAGGGCAGAAATGA
- a CDS encoding glycosyltransferase has protein sequence MGILDDVRPFISAIDVGFVLSHRVETISFACREMMACGKPVIVTEYAGLPENITRGIDGWVVPPRSPDSIATLLAQIADRAFNLFDMGVAARRKAEAKFDQVDFIHGTQRVYVELVFPAPRRHELSGAGG, from the coding sequence GTGGGGATACTGGACGACGTCAGGCCGTTCATTTCGGCGATCGATGTGGGCTTTGTTCTATCGCACCGGGTGGAGACTATCTCTTTCGCATGTCGTGAAATGATGGCCTGCGGAAAGCCCGTCATCGTCACTGAGTACGCCGGCCTACCAGAGAACATTACCCGCGGCATCGACGGCTGGGTGGTCCCACCACGGTCCCCGGATTCAATCGCAACCTTGCTTGCCCAGATCGCAGACCGGGCATTCAACCTCTTTGACATGGGCGTCGCAGCGCGAAGAAAGGCTGAAGCCAAATTCGATCAGGTGGACTTTATCCACGGCACCCAACGTGTCTATGTGGAACTGGTTTTTCCCGCCCCAAGAAGGCACGAACTGAGCGGCGCGGGTGGATAG